Within the Novosphingobium pentaromativorans US6-1 genome, the region CGCGCGGAATCTCGTCGTGGTGGATGGTGATGTGCTTCTGGGTGCGCAGCTTGTCGACCAGCTTCTGCACCGCATTCGGGGTGACCACGGTGTCCGCGGTGCCCTGGATGATGATGCCCGAGGCCGGGCAAGGCGCGAGGAAGCTGAAGTCGTACATGTTCGCCGGCGGGGCGACCGAGATGAAGCCGCGAATCTCGGGGCGGCGCATCAGCAGCTGCATGCCGATCAGCGCGCCGAAGCTGGTGCCCGCGATCCAGGTGGTCGAGGCTTCGGGGTGGATCGACTGTACCCAGTCGAGCGCGGCGGCCGCGTCGGAAAGTTCGCCGATGCCGTTGTCGAAGCTGCCCTGGCTGCGTCCCACGCCGCGGAAGTTGAAGCGCAGGGTCGCGAATCCGCGAGCTACGAAAGTCTTGTACAGGTGCTGCGTGATGCGGTCGTTCATCGTGCCGCCCGCCTGCGGGTGCGGGTGAAGGATCATCGCGACCGGCGCACGCGGGCGCGGCGCGGGCTGGAACCGGCCTTCGAGGCGACCTTCGGGACCGGGGAAGATGACTGCGGGCATATGCGTTCGGGACCTGACCTGTTGAAACTCCCGTCAACGGGCGGCGATCCTGATCGCCTGCCACCTGCGGGAGTGGAAAAGATGAGGTTCGCTATATAGAAACCTTTGCTCTGAAAACAACTTTGCAAGCGATGCCTACAAAACCTCTCTATCTTGACCATGCGGCAACCACGCCGCTCCTGCCTGCCGCGCGCGATGCCTGGCTGGAAGGAGCGGCGATCTGGGCCAACCCTTCCAGCCCGCACAGGCAGGGCCGCGCTGCGCGTTCCGCGCTTGAGGACGCCCGCGTGAAAATCGCAGAAATGCTGGGGTGGACGGGGGAAGTCGTCTTCACATCGGGCGCCAGTGAGGCCATCGCCCTGGCAATCGTGCGCAGCAAGAAGCCGCTTTGCGCAGTCTCTCCCGTCGAGCACGAAGCGGTGCTGCGTCATGCCGGCGCCGCGCGCCGTCTGCCGGTTGACGCATCGGGCCGAGTCGATCCGGATTCGCTGGGCGGCGATGGTCTCGTCGCTATCCAGCAGGTGAACAGTGAAACCGGGGTCATCCAGCCGCTCGACGAGGTCGCTTCGAGGGTTCGTGAGAGCGGGGGCGTCCTTCTTGCCGACTGCGCGCAAGGGGCCGGCAAGTTGCCGCTTCCCGGAGCTGATCTGATTGCGCTCGCGGCGCACAAGTTCGGCGGGCCGATCGGGATCGGGGCGCTGCTGGTGCGCGACTGGGCGTTGCTCGAGCCGGTCGGGGGCAGGAGCGCGGCTATCGCGCCGGTACGGAGAACCTGCCGGGCGTGCTGGCGATGGTCGCGGCTTTGGAAGCCGGCAGCAACTGGGTAGGCGAAGCGGTTCGACTGCGGAACAAGCTGGAGGCGGGCATCCTTGCGGCAGGGGGCGAGGTGATTGCAGCGGGCGCGGAGCGCAGCCCGACCATCGGCGGCTATCGCATGCCCGGCAAGTCCTCTGCCGCGCAACTGATCCGCTTCGATGCCATGGGAATAGCCGTATCGGCGGGTAGCGCCTGCTCCTCTGGCTCTCTGCGCACCAGCCACGTGCTTTCTGCCATGGGGCTGGACGACAAGGCGGCATCCGAAGTGATCCGTGTGAGCATCGGTCGCGAGACGGAGGAAGGGCACGTCGAACGCTTCCTTGAAGCGTGGCGCGAAATCGCCGGGAAGCGGGCGGCTGCATGATCTATCTCGATTATCAGGCCACGACGCCGCTGGCGCCCGAGGCGCGCGAGGCCATGATGCCGTGGCTGGGCGGCCCGGACACGATGGGCTTTGCCAATCCGCACAGCCCGCATCGGCCCGGCCGCGCAGCCGCAGCGGCCGTGGAAGTGGCGCGCGAACAGGTCGCCGCGCTTCTCCCGCCGGGTGGCCGCGTCGTGTTTACTTCCGGCGCGACCGAGGCGCTCAACCTCGCGCTGGCGGGGTCGGGGTCGGGGTCGGGGGCGGGCCGCCATTGCCTTGCCGTATCCGCAATCGAACATGCTGCCGTTCTCGATACGGCCCGCGCACTCGACCCAGCCACGAGGATCCTGCCCGTCAATGGCGAGGGCTTGGTCGATTCCGCGGTCTCGCTTGGCGAGGGAACTGGTCTCGTTGCGGTCATGCAGGTCAACAATGAGATCGGCACGGTCCAGCCGGTCGAGCGGCTTGCCGAGGCTGCTCACGCCGCCGGAGCACTGTTCCTGTGCGACGCGGTGCAGGGCGCGGGCAAGATGGCGCCGCCTGCCGATGCCGACCTCATCGCCGTTTCCGCGCACAAGCTCTACGGTCCCAAGGGCGTCGGCGCCTTGTGGGTACGCGACGGGCTGGAGCTTGCACCGCTCATCCATGGCGGGGGGCAGGAACAGGGATTGCGCTCCGGCACGCTCAGTCCGGCCCTGTGTGCGGGCTTCGGGGCGGCTGCGGCCCTGTCGATGGCGCGAATGGAGGAAGACGCGGCCCATGTTGCCCTCCTGTGGCGGCGCGCCCGCGAGATCCTGGGTCGCTGGACGCTGAATGGATCAGCCGATCAGCGCTGGCAGGGCAATCTCAACTTGCGCCTGCCCGGCCTCGACGTTGCCCGGCTCATGTCGGAGGTGCGCCAGGTTGCATTCTCTGCCGGATCGGCCTGTGCCAGCGGCTCGGGACGGACCAGTTATGTCCTCAAGGCGATCGGACTTGTCGACAAGGATGCCAAAGCCTCTATCCGTCTCGGATTCGGGAGATATACTGAGCTACGGGAACTGGAGGATGCCTGCGCACAAATAGATGCCGCAGCGGCGGCGCAGGGAGTCTGAATTGCTGAGCGTTCGATTTGTAACGACCGACGGAAACAAGCTTACGGTTGAGGCCGAAGCGGGAGCCTGCCTTCTCGAAGTGGCGCAGGGAGCGGGCATGCCGCTTGAAGGAACATGTGAAGGCCAGATGGCGTGCTCCACATGCCATGTGATTGTTTCGCCGGAATGGTTCGATAAACTGAAACCCGCCTCGGCAGATGAAGAGGACATGCTCGACCTCGCCGCGGGCGTGACCCGGACCAGCCGCCTGTCCTGCCAGATCGAACTGACCGAGGCGCTCGACGGAATCGAGCTGCGCATCCCCGGCGTTTCTCACGACATGCAGATCGACTGATCCGCGAAAGCACGGGCGTCAGTCAGCCTCGGCCAAGGCGTTTACAGCTTCGATCACCGCGTCGGAGAATGCGGGAATATCGTCCGGCTTGCGGCTTGTGATGAGGTTGCCGTCAACCACCACTTCCTTGTCGACGACGGTTGCCCCGGCATTCGCCAGGTCAGTGCGGATCGAAGGCCAGCTGGTCACGGTGCGACCGGCAAGGCAATCGGCCTCGGCCAGCAGCCAGGGGCCATGGCAGATCGCGGCAACGGGTTTGCCACCTTCCACGAATGTGCGCACGAGATCGACGACCGTGCGGTTCATGCGCAGGTTGTCGGGGTTCATCTGACCGCCCGGCAGGACGATCGCATCGAAGCGGCTGGCAAGAACGTCCTCGATGTTGAGGTCGACATCTACGCTCTCGCCCCAGTCTGTGTGGTTCCACCCCTTGATCTGGCCGGACTCGGGGCTCGCGACAGTCGTCTCGATGCCGGCCGACTCCAGGGCCTCGCGCGGCTTGAGCAGTTCCGACTGTTCGAAGCCGTTGGTGGCGATGATGAGGACCTTCTTGGTCATCGGTGAATCTCCTTGGGGACTGAGGGGTTTCAAGAAAAACGGGCGAAGGGTGAGGGCAGTTCCGCCCGCGCCAACGGCTCGGCGCGTTGGCGGGGCGGTCTGGAGAAGGGGCTCCTCCTTCGATTGCGACCTTCAAGGGCCAGCCGGGCAGGCTCCGGGGGTCAGTGATTTGAAGGTAATCTGCTGTGAGGCGGCAAGTTATGGAAAACGGGGAAATGCAGCTTTGGAGCGCGCCCGGCACTGCTAGTGCTGGCAAACCATGGTGAATATGACAGAAGACGAATCCGATCCCTTCGACGCCATCGTCGATGCGCCTTTCGACGCCGCTCTGTCCGAGCGTTATCTCGTCTATGCCCTGTCCACGATTACAGCGCGTTCGCTGCCGGACCTCAGGGACGGTCTCAAGCCGGTCCATCGCCGCCTGCTCTGGGCGATGCGGCAGCTCAAGCTCGATCCGGCTAGCGCCTACAAGAAGTCCGCCCGCGTCGTCGGTGACGTCATCGGTAAATACCATCCCCATGGCGATGCCTCTGTCTATGACGCCATGGTCCGCCTCGCGCAGGACTTTTCGCTGCGCTACCCACTGGTCGAGGGGCAGGGTAACTTCGGCAATATCGACGGCGATAATGCGGCGGCCTACCGCTACACCGAGGCACGCCTGACGCGCACTGCGATCCAGCTCATGTCGGGGCTGGACGAAGGCACGGTCGATTTCGTTCCTACTTATAACGGTGAAGAGAGCGAGCCGGAGATCTTCCCCGGCCTGTTTCCGAACCTGCTGGCCAATGGCGCCACCGGTATCGCTGTAGGCATGGCGACCTCGATCCCGAGCCACAATGTGGCCGAGATCATCGATGCCACCTTGCTCCTGATCGACAACCCCCATGCCGAACACGACCAGCTCATGGAAGTGTTCCATGGCCCCGATTTCGCCACCGGCGGCCTTGTGGTCGATAGTCCCGCGGCGATTTCCCATGCCTATGAAACCGGCAAGGGTGCCTTCCGGATGCGCGGTCGCTTCTCGACCGGCAAGGACGGGGACGGCAACTGGGAAGAGACGGGAATAGAGAAGCTGGGCAGCGGGCAGTGGCAGCTCGTCATCAGCGAAATTCCCTATATGCTCGCCAAGGGCAAGCTGATCGAGCAGGTCGCGCAGCTCATCGCCGACAAGAAACTGCCGATCCTCGAGGATATCCGCGACGAGAGCGACGAGCAGATCCGCATCGTCTTCGTGCCCAAGAGCCGCAACGTCGATCCCGAGCTGCTGAAGGAGAGCCTCTACAGGCTCACCGACCTCGAATCGAAGTTCAGTCTCAATCTCAACGTCCTGGATTCTCACCGGACTCCGGGCGTCATGGGGCTCAAACTGCTGCTGCAGGAGTGGGTCTACAGCCAGATCGACATCCTGCTGCGGCGCACCCGCCACCGCCTCGACAAGATCGCCTCTCGGCTTGAGCTCGTCGAGGGCTACATCATCGCCTATCTCAACCTCGACCGGATCATCGAGATCATCCGGACCGAGGACGAGCCCAAGCCGGTGATGATGGCCGAGTTCAACCTCACCGACCGGCAGGCCGAGGCGATCCTCAACATGCGCCTGCGCTCCTTGCGCAAGCTTGAGGAAATGGAGCTGCGGCAGGAACGCGATGACCTGCTCAAGGAGCAGGAAGACCTGCAGAAGCTGCTCGACAGTCCGGCGCGCCAGCGCACCCGGCTCAAGCGGGACCTGACGACGCTGCGCAAGGACTACGCCGAGACCACGGTGCTCGGTCGCCGCCGCACCACTATCGCGCAGGCAAGGCCCACGGTCGAATTCTCGATGGACGCGATGATCGAGAAGGAGCCGGTGACCGTGATCCTTTCGCAGCGTGGCTGGATCCGTGCGGCGAAAGGTCATGTCGCGCTGGATGGCGACTTCAAGTTCAAGGAAGGCGACGGCCCCGCTTTCGCCTTTCATGCGCAGACGACCGACAAGATCCTCATCGGGGTCGACAACGGCCGCTTCTATACGCTCGGAGCGGACAAGCTGCCCGGTGCACGCGGCTTCGGTGAACCGATCCGCACGATGGTGGACATCGATGCCGATGCCCACATCATCGCCGCCTTCACCCATCGCCCCAAGGCGCAGCTGCTGCTGGCCTCGACCATCGGTCGCGGATTTGCAGCGGAATCCGACGAGATCCTGGCCGAGACGCGCAAGGGACGTGCGGTGATGACGACCAAGCCGGGAGTGAAGCTGGCGGTCGTGCGCGAGATCCCGCCAGAGCACGACCACGTCGCAGTCGTCGGCGAGAACCGCAAGCTGGTGATCTTCAGTCTCGAGGAACTGCCGGTCCTGGCCAAGGGACAGGGCGTGACGCTGCAGCGCTACCGCGACGGCGGCATGTCCGACGTGACGACGCTCAGGCTCGAGGACGGCCTGTCCTGGACGATGGGCGGCGATACGGGGCGCACGCGCACGGAAAAGGAAATGGTGATGTGGAAGGTCGCGCGCGGCGCGGCCGGACGCCTGCCGCCCAACGGCTTCCCGCGCGACAACAAGTTCCAGTAATCCGTCGGCGCCATCGGAGCCGCCCGGGACTGGCTGCGGTCAGGGTCCCGCCGCCGGTTGCGGGCGGTTCGGGACGAGGATCAAGGTCCGGCCCTCGACCCGCCAGCTGGCGAGGCGCGAGAGGAAGTTCATTCCGATCACGTTGGCATCGCCCAGACCCGGCGCGACGACGGTATCGAGATCGCGCGCGACGATGTTGCCGAAGCGGAACTCGCGGATCGTGCCGACCTCTGCGCGAACCACGCCATTGGCCGTGCGCATGGTGATGGCCTGACGGATCGGTTTGGGATCCACGCCCGACAGTCCGGCAGTCTGCGGCGAGATCGCGGTGATCGTCGCGCCGGTATCGACAAGGAAATCATGCGGTACGCCGTTCACTTCGGCCGTAACCCAGAAGTGCCCATCGTCGCTGATCGGCACGCGCGTCTCGTTGCCTTCCACGGATTGGCGGGGCATGCCGAACTGGGGCAGGGCGAAGTCGGTATCGGTGGTGAAGCGAGTGACTTGCGCGATGGTGAGCAGCAGGGCCGCCACGAGGCCAAGATGGCTGACACCGCGCAGCAGCCCGCCCAGCCTGGGGGCGGACCGGCGCAGCATGCCGCCCGCGACCCCGATGAAGATCGCCAGCATCGCCAGCGCCAGCAAAGGTTGGGTGGCAAGGTAATCCGTCAGATCGGAAATGTAGGCGGACAATTCCATGCGCGGATCATATCACTTCCCAGCTTGCCTGGCGCTGACTGAGATGCGGTCACAGGCTTCAGGCGGCGCGGTCGGCAAGTTCAGCATCGAGCAGGGCATCGACCCGGGCCTTGTCGGGGAAGCCCTCCGCGATCCAGCAGTCCTCCACACTGCGCAGGATGCGCGCCACCTCGGGCCCGGCGCCGACACCCTTGCCGACGATTTCGCCGCCCTTTAGCGGGAACTGCGGGATAACCCAGTGATCCAGCGATGACGCATCGGCGCCGGCGATCAGGAGACGGTCGAGCGCCCCTTCGATACCGAGGCGATAGGCAAGGGCGCGCGGCTCGACAGGCT harbors:
- a CDS encoding alpha/beta hydrolase, yielding MPAVIFPGPEGRLEGRFQPAPRPRAPVAMILHPHPQAGGTMNDRITQHLYKTFVARGFATLRFNFRGVGRSQGSFDNGIGELSDAAAALDWVQSIHPEASTTWIAGTSFGALIGMQLLMRRPEIRGFISVAPPANMYDFSFLAPCPASGIIIQGTADTVVTPNAVQKLVDKLRTQKHITIHHDEIPRANHFFENEMGDLMRAVDNYLDMRLAPDCPIK
- a CDS encoding cysteine desulfurase family protein; translated protein: MIYLDYQATTPLAPEAREAMMPWLGGPDTMGFANPHSPHRPGRAAAAAVEVAREQVAALLPPGGRVVFTSGATEALNLALAGSGSGSGAGRHCLAVSAIEHAAVLDTARALDPATRILPVNGEGLVDSAVSLGEGTGLVAVMQVNNEIGTVQPVERLAEAAHAAGALFLCDAVQGAGKMAPPADADLIAVSAHKLYGPKGVGALWVRDGLELAPLIHGGGQEQGLRSGTLSPALCAGFGAAAALSMARMEEDAAHVALLWRRAREILGRWTLNGSADQRWQGNLNLRLPGLDVARLMSEVRQVAFSAGSACASGSGRTSYVLKAIGLVDKDAKASIRLGFGRYTELRELEDACAQIDAAAAAQGV
- a CDS encoding 2Fe-2S iron-sulfur cluster-binding protein; the encoded protein is MPQRRRRESELLSVRFVTTDGNKLTVEAEAGACLLEVAQGAGMPLEGTCEGQMACSTCHVIVSPEWFDKLKPASADEEDMLDLAAGVTRTSRLSCQIELTEALDGIELRIPGVSHDMQID
- a CDS encoding type 1 glutamine amidotransferase domain-containing protein — encoded protein: MTKKVLIIATNGFEQSELLKPREALESAGIETTVASPESGQIKGWNHTDWGESVDVDLNIEDVLASRFDAIVLPGGQMNPDNLRMNRTVVDLVRTFVEGGKPVAAICHGPWLLAEADCLAGRTVTSWPSIRTDLANAGATVVDKEVVVDGNLITSRKPDDIPAFSDAVIEAVNALAEAD
- the parC gene encoding DNA topoisomerase IV subunit A; translation: MVNMTEDESDPFDAIVDAPFDAALSERYLVYALSTITARSLPDLRDGLKPVHRRLLWAMRQLKLDPASAYKKSARVVGDVIGKYHPHGDASVYDAMVRLAQDFSLRYPLVEGQGNFGNIDGDNAAAYRYTEARLTRTAIQLMSGLDEGTVDFVPTYNGEESEPEIFPGLFPNLLANGATGIAVGMATSIPSHNVAEIIDATLLLIDNPHAEHDQLMEVFHGPDFATGGLVVDSPAAISHAYETGKGAFRMRGRFSTGKDGDGNWEETGIEKLGSGQWQLVISEIPYMLAKGKLIEQVAQLIADKKLPILEDIRDESDEQIRIVFVPKSRNVDPELLKESLYRLTDLESKFSLNLNVLDSHRTPGVMGLKLLLQEWVYSQIDILLRRTRHRLDKIASRLELVEGYIIAYLNLDRIIEIIRTEDEPKPVMMAEFNLTDRQAEAILNMRLRSLRKLEEMELRQERDDLLKEQEDLQKLLDSPARQRTRLKRDLTTLRKDYAETTVLGRRRTTIAQARPTVEFSMDAMIEKEPVTVILSQRGWIRAAKGHVALDGDFKFKEGDGPAFAFHAQTTDKILIGVDNGRFYTLGADKLPGARGFGEPIRTMVDIDADAHIIAAFTHRPKAQLLLASTIGRGFAAESDEILAETRKGRAVMTTKPGVKLAVVREIPPEHDHVAVVGENRKLVIFSLEELPVLAKGQGVTLQRYRDGGMSDVTTLRLEDGLSWTMGGDTGRTRTEKEMVMWKVARGAAGRLPPNGFPRDNKFQ
- a CDS encoding retropepsin-like aspartic protease family protein; this encodes MELSAYISDLTDYLATQPLLALAMLAIFIGVAGGMLRRSAPRLGGLLRGVSHLGLVAALLLTIAQVTRFTTDTDFALPQFGMPRQSVEGNETRVPISDDGHFWVTAEVNGVPHDFLVDTGATITAISPQTAGLSGVDPKPIRQAITMRTANGVVRAEVGTIREFRFGNIVARDLDTVVAPGLGDANVIGMNFLSRLASWRVEGRTLILVPNRPQPAAGP